The proteins below are encoded in one region of uncultured Eubacteriales bacterium:
- a CDS encoding conserved hypothetical protein (Evidence 4 : Homologs of previously reported genes of unknown function), producing the protein MIKAVKPYLKKPVLFEKSKAKFWEDPHISQSMLKAHLNPDFESATRRLNFVEQSAHWISDTLPPSSYKRLLDLGCGPGIYAELFHLKGYQVTGFDISENSIRFAINMAREKDFNITYLNGDYIQSPVKGRYDLITMIYCDLGVLSHTERKALLSKIYNALSPAGCFLFDVFTPSEYEDQPECKIWNYEEGGFWSSTPYLLLQQLYRYDHDNTFLRQYIIVTDSETTCYNNWEHTFEIEELRTELQETGFRDLQFYGNVAGAEYKHGNKTICVVAKK; encoded by the coding sequence ATGATTAAGGCAGTAAAACCGTACCTAAAAAAACCAGTGCTCTTTGAAAAAAGCAAAGCGAAATTTTGGGAGGACCCGCATATTTCGCAAAGTATGCTAAAAGCACACTTGAATCCCGATTTTGAATCCGCAACCCGTAGATTGAATTTTGTAGAACAATCTGCGCATTGGATTTCTGACACACTACCTCCATCGTCCTATAAAAGACTTTTGGATTTAGGCTGCGGCCCGGGGATCTATGCAGAACTGTTTCATTTAAAGGGTTATCAGGTTACTGGCTTCGATATTTCAGAAAACTCAATACGATTCGCAATAAATATGGCCAGAGAAAAGGATTTCAACATTACATACCTAAATGGCGATTATATTCAATCCCCAGTTAAGGGTAGATACGATTTGATAACAATGATTTATTGTGATTTGGGCGTTCTATCACATACAGAACGCAAAGCCTTGTTGAGTAAGATTTATAATGCGTTATCGCCAGCCGGGTGTTTTCTATTTGATGTTTTTACTCCTTCCGAATATGAAGATCAGCCGGAATGTAAGATTTGGAATTATGAAGAAGGCGGTTTTTGGAGTTCAACCCCTTATCTTCTGCTACAACAGCTTTACCGCTACGACCACGACAATACATTTCTTCGCCAGTATATTATTGTGACAGACAGTGAAACAACTTGCTATAACAATTGGGAACATACCTTTGAGATTGAGGAATTAAGAACGGAATTGCAGGAGACGGGGTTCCGCGATTTACAGTTTTATGGGAATGTAGCCGGTGCAGAGTATAAACACGGCAATAAAACGATATGTGTCGTAGCAAAAAAGTAG
- a CDS encoding Predicted transcriptional regulator (fragment) codes for MRTIKQVSDLTGISVRMLHYYDKIGLLKPSAITETGYRLYDDESLETLQQILFFKELDVPLKNMREVLESPQYDKVQALHEHKQLLSLKRDRLNELIALIERKLEGGNTMSFKEFDMSEYFNVLETFKKEHADKVVMYYGSVEEFDKNLQSMKSKELEIAKMAIKEFGSIEKYTESMKNNINNLPSIMEGFQTMKDNMDDYLSQVNQITQRLTSDLSKDPYSLEIQAIVKEMDDMVKAHFKIVKMDMGENYWGLMAEQYLTKPEYTKINDKKYGKGATKFIGQALKFYSES; via the coding sequence ATGAGGACGATTAAACAGGTTTCGGATTTAACGGGTATTAGTGTTCGAATGCTGCATTATTACGATAAGATTGGTTTGCTAAAACCAAGTGCAATTACTGAGACAGGTTATAGACTATACGATGATGAGTCCCTAGAAACTTTACAGCAAATCCTCTTTTTCAAAGAGTTGGACGTTCCGCTGAAAAACATGAGAGAAGTATTGGAAAGTCCTCAGTATGACAAGGTGCAGGCACTTCACGAGCATAAACAATTACTTTCATTAAAGCGAGACCGACTCAACGAATTAATTGCACTTATTGAAAGAAAATTGGAAGGCGGTAATACAATGAGCTTTAAAGAATTTGATATGAGTGAATACTTTAATGTACTGGAAACATTTAAAAAGGAACATGCCGATAAAGTTGTTATGTACTATGGCAGCGTAGAGGAATTTGATAAAAATCTCCAAAGTATGAAATCCAAAGAACTTGAGATTGCCAAAATGGCAATTAAAGAATTTGGGAGTATCGAGAAGTATACTGAGTCCATGAAAAATAATATCAACAATCTCCCGTCCATTATGGAAGGGTTTCAGACAATGAAAGACAATATGGATGATTATTTATCCCAAGTAAATCAAATAACTCAACGCTTAACATCTGATTTAAGCAAAGACCCCTATTCCTTAGAAATTCAGGCAATAGTAAAAGAAATGGATGATATGGTCAAGGCGCACTTTAAAATTGTCAAAATGGATATGGGCGAAAATTACTGGGGATTAATGGCGGAACAATATCTGACAAAGCCTGAATATACCAAAATCAATGACAAAAAGTACGGTAAGGGTGCGACAAAATTCATAGGGCAAGCGCTCAAATTTTATAGCGAAAGCTGA
- a CDS encoding hypothetical protein (Evidence 5 : No homology to any previously reported sequences) → MIADIDSFLHPDESVEIEKVNKTTNGLQL, encoded by the coding sequence TTGATCGCTGATATCGATTCCTTCCTGCACCCCGACGAGAGCGTGGAGATCGAGAAGGTAAATAAAACGACAAACGGCCTGCAGCTTTGA
- a CDS encoding conserved exported hypothetical protein (Evidence 4 : Homologs of previously reported genes of unknown function): MPQCPPGSDLVLLSASVAIGLSNDLSADDTAVLSGVFSAIGDNLSIIAAKKQICENKSDAAAAQSSSQASTSSEA, from the coding sequence ATGCCACAATGCCCGCCTGGGAGTGACCTGGTGCTGTTGTCCGCGTCAGTGGCCATTGGACTTTCAAACGACTTGTCGGCGGATGATACGGCCGTGCTGTCCGGGGTGTTCTCGGCAATTGGGGATAACCTTTCCATCATTGCGGCTAAAAAGCAGATTTGCGAAAATAAATCCGACGCAGCTGCCGCTCAATCCTCCTCCCAAGCGTCCACCTCGTCAGAGGCTTAG
- a CDS encoding conserved hypothetical protein (Evidence 4 : Homologs of previously reported genes of unknown function): MQKYPDMYELFKHDAQAKQYFDSLPDYVQDQISTRANGVNSLASLKDYAENLLRMDE, translated from the coding sequence ATGCAAAAGTACCCCGATATGTACGAGCTGTTCAAGCACGATGCCCAGGCAAAGCAGTATTTCGACAGTCTCCCGGATTACGTCCAGGACCAGATCAGCACCCGCGCCAACGGCGTCAACTCGCTTGCAAGTCTAAAAGATTACGCGGAGAACCTGCTGCGCATGGACGAATAA
- a CDS encoding hypothetical protein (Evidence 5 : No homology to any previously reported sequences): MTEKKEMTIVDIENLFEYLSIHFEHNPKVRNRLLMKAWLELLEPYAPADVKAALIATMRENRHFPDCQDIAVKCAQAAPARPAALVRAAPDWALVEEFHATYRRLKAEGKL; encoded by the coding sequence ATGACGGAGAAAAAAGAAATGACGATTGTTGATATAGAAAATCTGTTTGAATACCTAAGCATCCATTTTGAGCACAATCCGAAGGTACGTAACCGGCTTCTCATGAAAGCCTGGCTGGAGCTTTTGGAGCCATATGCCCCCGCGGACGTCAAAGCCGCTCTTATCGCAACGATGCGGGAAAACCGCCACTTCCCCGACTGCCAGGACATTGCGGTTAAATGCGCGCAAGCGGCTCCGGCGCGGCCCGCCGCGCTCGTGCGGGCCGCGCCGGACTGGGCCCTGGTCGAAGAATTTCACGCCACCTATCGGCGGCTTAAGGCGGAGGGAAAGCTCTGA
- a CDS encoding conserved hypothetical protein (Evidence 4 : Homologs of previously reported genes of unknown function): MQARFKDGSVMVCGGCSKDAELEYVGADAKRVCKVGLAAGKRYDGSTIWVNVVAWHGIASVLSAARKGDPVLVIGKLKTRDYNGKTYTDLVADFVSVCSSSAAAYCPPSGDFRAAGGMDAGAFALGDDEELPF, encoded by the coding sequence ATGCAGGCAAGATTCAAAGACGGCTCCGTCATGGTGTGCGGCGGCTGCTCAAAGGACGCGGAGCTGGAGTATGTGGGCGCGGACGCCAAGCGGGTCTGCAAGGTAGGCCTCGCCGCCGGCAAGCGTTACGACGGCTCCACCATCTGGGTCAACGTTGTGGCGTGGCACGGCATAGCCTCTGTCCTCTCCGCGGCCCGCAAGGGCGATCCGGTCCTGGTGATCGGCAAGCTGAAAACCCGCGACTATAATGGAAAAACCTATACCGACCTGGTGGCGGATTTTGTGAGCGTGTGCTCTTCCTCCGCGGCGGCATACTGTCCGCCCTCTGGGGATTTCCGGGCCGCAGGCGGCATGGACGCCGGCGCTTTCGCTTTGGGCGACGACGAGGAGCTCCCGTTTTAA
- a CDS encoding hypothetical protein (Evidence 5 : No homology to any previously reported sequences), which yields MAGRMVSLGKSALAEGCLTLAKEPTDSVPGSPTKTCSGGENRPQREPGRAGLPST from the coding sequence ATGGCCGGGAGGATGGTATCGCTTGGGAAGAGCGCCCTGGCGGAAGGATGCCTCACCCTGGCCAAGGAGCCAACGGACAGCGTGCCCGGTTCACCCACAAAGACCTGCTCCGGGGGAGAGAACCGCCCGCAGCGGGAGCCTGGCCGGGCGGGTTTGCCCTCGACGTGA
- a CDS encoding hypothetical protein (Evidence 5 : No homology to any previously reported sequences), with protein sequence MYLTPMFDPMDAQDRPAAACGKCRGEVYAGETQYLYEGCWLCSDCFKAEIEKLLRQDPRTLALALDLEMRRCG encoded by the coding sequence ATGTATCTTACCCCGATGTTTGACCCCATGGATGCCCAGGACCGCCCCGCCGCCGCCTGCGGCAAGTGCCGGGGAGAGGTCTATGCCGGAGAGACGCAGTATCTCTATGAGGGGTGCTGGCTCTGCTCCGACTGTTTTAAAGCCGAAATTGAAAAGCTCCTCCGCCAGGACCCTCGCACCCTCGCTCTGGCGCTCGACCTGGAAATGCGAAGGTGCGGCTGA
- a CDS encoding hypothetical protein (Evidence 5 : No homology to any previously reported sequences), with product MLREKKDYHETLARLEERFPGREAITITETAALLGRCSRTIRDDKTLPKVKICRAYLVPLVALARWLS from the coding sequence ATGCTCCGCGAAAAAAAGGATTACCACGAGACTCTGGCCCGGCTGGAAGAGCGGTTTCCGGGCCGGGAGGCCATCACCATCACCGAGACGGCCGCCCTTCTGGGCCGCTGCTCCCGTACCATCCGCGACGACAAGACCCTTCCCAAGGTCAAAATCTGCCGTGCGTATCTGGTTCCCCTGGTTGCTCTTGCCCGGTGGCTGTCGTGA
- a CDS encoding DNA binding domain protein, excisionase family (fragment): MECCFTCEEVAKRYSVKLTTVWDWIRKKKLPAIKTGKNYAIRPEDIEAFEQSRRTIS; this comes from the coding sequence ATGGAATGCTGTTTTACCTGTGAGGAGGTAGCCAAGCGCTACAGCGTCAAGCTCACTACGGTCTGGGACTGGATCCGCAAGAAGAAACTTCCCGCCATCAAAACGGGCAAAAACTACGCCATCCGGCCCGAGGACATTGAGGCCTTCGAGCAGTCCCGCCGTACCATATCGTAG
- a CDS encoding hypothetical protein (Evidence 5 : No homology to any previously reported sequences), which yields MVDFNRLEGLIKQQGKKKSHLCAMAGKGRGYISDAKNGNGTISDEALEIFAAELGTTAAYLRHETDDAGVKKASAGKGGRVSEDEIKIALFGGGGRTMTSSARGPTSGYTWPMSLGTA from the coding sequence TTGGTCGATTTTAATAGGCTCGAAGGACTCATTAAGCAGCAGGGAAAAAAGAAGTCGCACCTCTGCGCGATGGCGGGGAAGGGGCGCGGGTATATCAGCGACGCGAAGAACGGCAACGGCACAATCTCCGACGAGGCGCTGGAGATTTTTGCTGCGGAGCTGGGCACCACGGCGGCCTATTTGCGCCATGAGACCGACGATGCGGGCGTAAAAAAAGCGTCCGCCGGAAAGGGCGGGCGCGTCAGTGAGGACGAGATTAAGATAGCGCTGTTCGGCGGCGGCGGTAGGACTATGACCTCATCGGCGCGGGGCCCGACGAGTGGGTACACCTGGCCCATGAGCTTGGGCACTGCCTGA
- a CDS encoding conserved hypothetical protein (Evidence 4 : Homologs of previously reported genes of unknown function), which translates to MRRKHENRADKWAVKKLLTAEALDEAVADGCTEMWELAERFGVTQEFMEKAVCLYTYGNMDVEEYMRF; encoded by the coding sequence GTGAGGCGAAAGCATGAAAACCGGGCCGACAAGTGGGCCGTGAAGAAACTGCTGACTGCCGAGGCGCTGGACGAGGCGGTGGCTGACGGGTGTACCGAGATGTGGGAGCTGGCCGAGCGGTTTGGCGTTACACAGGAGTTTATGGAAAAGGCGGTTTGCCTGTATACATACGGAAACATGGATGTTGAGGAGTATATGAGGTTTTAG
- a CDS encoding membrane hypothetical protein (Evidence 5 : No homology to any previously reported sequences), whose product MKRYTDWNWTPLAWHSFLKYVILPLGFLVSLLNIPTRISDLQDVMYTGYEWVGWAGLLFQLVALGLTVAAEIGLVRKLWWGPCCLLGLYGVNVVNGLYLVSIGSVIGSSFFMSQGFWVFIGGTLMLGLNWVYYQKRRALFSPEPVWLEAERAAAAPERTEYAGVASAPEVVQVPKAAGGYRAIYRETEPENTAPVSAGVKMPEAAKEEPEDGVALLLRLQAEEEEKRAAEALPVIPPKAPKGKGAPLWSVAALGVLCVVLAVTAGVMGWQWQKAAGQRDASNELLLEAAGQLNEKNDKILELVEERKESVKEAANLWLENKDLQDSLAFWEKNAVVMEYDSNWKPIRYHTTNCSVRETAIRKGLYAIFDYSIKDGFDVYKCVECRVAEIQD is encoded by the coding sequence ATGAAACGCTATACCGATTGGAACTGGACGCCGCTGGCGTGGCACAGCTTTTTAAAGTACGTCATCCTGCCTTTGGGATTCCTTGTCAGCCTCTTGAACATCCCAACGCGCATAAGTGACCTACAGGATGTAATGTACACGGGATATGAGTGGGTTGGCTGGGCAGGCCTGCTGTTCCAGCTCGTGGCACTGGGACTAACAGTTGCCGCGGAAATTGGGCTGGTGAGGAAACTGTGGTGGGGGCCGTGCTGTCTGCTTGGCTTGTATGGTGTCAATGTGGTAAACGGCCTATATTTAGTATCCATCGGATCCGTAATAGGCAGCTCCTTCTTTATGTCCCAAGGGTTCTGGGTATTTATCGGCGGCACGCTTATGCTGGGGCTTAACTGGGTCTACTATCAAAAACGGCGGGCGCTCTTCAGCCCTGAACCGGTGTGGCTGGAGGCGGAACGAGCCGCGGCAGCTCCGGAGAGAACGGAGTACGCCGGTGTGGCGTCCGCACCGGAGGTGGTGCAGGTACCAAAGGCGGCCGGAGGGTATCGCGCAATCTACCGTGAGACGGAGCCGGAGAATACCGCGCCGGTGTCTGCCGGGGTGAAAATGCCGGAGGCGGCCAAGGAAGAGCCTGAGGACGGCGTGGCGCTGCTGCTCCGGCTCCAGGCCGAGGAGGAGGAAAAGCGGGCGGCGGAAGCGCTGCCGGTTATACCGCCTAAAGCACCAAAGGGAAAGGGCGCGCCGCTGTGGAGTGTCGCTGCTCTGGGGGTGCTGTGCGTGGTGCTGGCGGTCACAGCCGGGGTCATGGGGTGGCAGTGGCAGAAAGCCGCGGGACAGAGGGATGCGTCCAATGAGCTGCTGCTGGAGGCTGCGGGGCAGCTGAACGAAAAGAATGACAAGATTTTGGAACTGGTGGAGGAGAGGAAAGAAAGCGTAAAAGAGGCGGCAAACCTGTGGCTGGAAAACAAAGACCTGCAGGATAGCCTTGCATTTTGGGAAAAGAACGCTGTCGTGATGGAGTACGATTCCAATTGGAAGCCTATCAGATACCATACCACGAATTGTTCAGTGCGTGAGACAGCGATAAGAAAGGGATTGTATGCGATTTTCGACTATAGCATAAAAGATGGTTTTGACGTTTACAAATGCGTTGAATGCCGTGTGGCGGAGATCCAAGATTAA
- a CDS encoding exported hypothetical protein (Evidence 5 : No homology to any previously reported sequences) has protein sequence MKRGWFKRLGALVMMAALAAALTNGAGAAGKSVDIYINGALLNIPPSFGEPFYDSNNRIQIPMRYIIESCGYDVVWNSAQQTATIPTKEGDVVITLGNSAITTPKGNVTMDTNAMAKDNRTYIPLRFALESLGFKVEWSAGAIADKVSITGEIGASSKRVPMTAAEVSKLASPAVFYIEVSGLDQVPFAGGSGFFIDPSGVGVTNYHVIEDAYNAKITMVDGSVYEMGMILYYNKERDIAVFDALPTDSGIKKMNVPYLNLATPSSIHNGDTVYAIGSPLGLQNSITDGLVSNSNRVFEGGSQSYIQTSAPISHGNSGGPLLNQFGEVIGINTASIADGQNLNFAVPVSDLAQVDYNDKTNWMFLFEVADLEKTISPPTNIRVVSEDASGVYVQWDPVEGADYYYFYYQENGEDTFWYDEDETYGGPMRMYYYGGTGSHSVSYTGLLAGHTYNIVVTSVKDGVESADSQVFTFTKKQTSSGNSGIVYYKDAWWCPDFGAISGSTYVFSASNDGFYGYWYKNYTADGITKYGETLRSLGYEVDYDMMLAMDMAVYRHPITMRVIMFGFGDTAGEYVLYTQ, from the coding sequence ATGAAGAGAGGGTGGTTCAAGCGGCTGGGGGCGCTGGTAATGATGGCGGCGCTGGCGGCGGCGCTTACAAATGGGGCCGGGGCGGCGGGGAAGAGCGTTGATATCTACATCAATGGAGCTTTGCTGAATATTCCTCCAAGCTTTGGCGAGCCATTCTACGACAGCAACAATCGAATCCAGATTCCCATGCGCTATATTATCGAATCCTGCGGGTATGACGTGGTATGGAACAGCGCCCAGCAGACGGCGACGATCCCGACGAAAGAAGGCGATGTCGTCATCACTTTAGGGAATAGCGCCATAACCACGCCTAAAGGCAATGTCACTATGGATACAAACGCGATGGCAAAGGATAACCGCACCTATATTCCGCTGCGGTTTGCTCTGGAGTCGCTTGGTTTTAAAGTGGAATGGAGCGCGGGTGCAATTGCCGACAAGGTGAGTATCACGGGGGAGATCGGCGCCAGCTCCAAGCGGGTGCCCATGACCGCGGCAGAAGTCTCAAAACTTGCCTCCCCGGCGGTATTCTATATCGAGGTCTCTGGGCTGGACCAAGTACCCTTTGCGGGTGGGAGCGGTTTCTTCATTGATCCGTCTGGCGTAGGGGTTACGAACTACCATGTAATTGAGGATGCATACAATGCCAAGATCACTATGGTGGACGGATCCGTCTACGAGATGGGCATGATACTCTACTACAATAAAGAAAGAGACATTGCCGTATTTGATGCCCTTCCCACCGACTCCGGCATCAAAAAAATGAATGTACCATACTTAAACCTTGCCACCCCAAGCAGCATCCACAACGGCGACACGGTATATGCGATCGGCAGTCCCCTGGGCCTTCAAAACTCCATTACGGACGGCTTGGTCAGCAACAGCAATCGAGTTTTTGAAGGGGGATCGCAGAGCTACATACAGACTTCCGCACCAATTTCCCACGGAAACAGTGGAGGCCCTCTCCTCAATCAGTTTGGGGAGGTGATTGGAATTAATACCGCGAGCATCGCGGATGGACAGAACTTGAATTTTGCGGTGCCGGTCAGTGATTTGGCCCAGGTGGACTATAACGATAAGACCAATTGGATGTTCCTCTTTGAAGTGGCAGACCTGGAGAAGACAATTTCGCCTCCTACCAATATCAGAGTCGTAAGCGAGGACGCAAGCGGGGTCTACGTTCAGTGGGATCCTGTAGAGGGCGCGGATTATTACTACTTCTATTACCAGGAAAATGGAGAGGATACCTTCTGGTACGACGAAGACGAGACCTATGGCGGCCCCATGCGTATGTATTATTACGGAGGGACGGGCAGCCATTCGGTAAGCTACACCGGACTCCTTGCAGGCCATACATACAATATCGTTGTCACTTCGGTAAAAGATGGAGTGGAATCAGCAGACAGTCAGGTCTTCACCTTTACCAAAAAGCAGACCTCCAGCGGAAATTCAGGTATTGTTTACTATAAAGACGCGTGGTGGTGCCCGGACTTTGGAGCAATTTCCGGAAGTACATATGTTTTTTCTGCCAGCAACGATGGTTTCTATGGGTACTGGTATAAAAATTATACGGCGGACGGGATAACAAAATATGGCGAGACGTTACGGAGCCTGGGGTATGAAGTCGACTACGACATGATGCTTGCGATGGACATGGCCGTCTATAGGCATCCGATAACCATGCGCGTCATTATGTTCGGTTTTGGTGATACTGCTGGTGAATATGTATTGTATACTCAGTAG
- a CDS encoding putative transcriptional regulator (Evidence 3 : Function proposed based on presence of conserved amino acid motif, structural feature or limited homology): MYRVGMFSKLGKVTVKTLHHYDEVGLLVPAYVDEENLYRYYTTDQLFRLNEIVALRQMGFSIPEISAIVSGRNVAGILEQRRAELENEARCVADQLFRLNHYIKEQKEGYHMDYQAVIKEIPAFTVYSMRFVIPNYAALNEMIPAIGAKVARMNPGLRCVEPDYCFNVYLDGEYRESDIHVEFCQAVTSRGKDGEGIFFKDIPAVTVVSILHRGAYENLGKAYAYAMQWVEQNGYAITGCLRESHIDGVWNKDLVEDWLTEIQVPVERK; this comes from the coding sequence ATGTATCGCGTCGGAATGTTTTCAAAGCTGGGAAAGGTCACGGTCAAGACGCTGCACCACTACGATGAGGTGGGCTTGCTGGTCCCGGCGTATGTGGATGAGGAGAACCTTTACCGCTACTACACGACGGACCAGCTCTTCCGTCTGAATGAAATCGTCGCGCTGCGGCAGATGGGATTCTCCATCCCTGAGATCTCCGCGATCGTTAGCGGTCGTAATGTCGCTGGGATATTGGAGCAGCGCAGAGCCGAGCTTGAGAACGAGGCCCGGTGTGTCGCCGATCAGCTCTTTCGACTCAATCACTATATTAAGGAGCAGAAAGAGGGGTACCATATGGATTATCAGGCCGTGATAAAAGAGATTCCCGCGTTCACCGTCTACTCGATGCGGTTCGTCATCCCCAACTACGCCGCGCTCAACGAGATGATACCGGCAATTGGTGCAAAGGTTGCCAGGATGAATCCGGGACTCAGATGCGTGGAGCCGGACTACTGTTTCAACGTTTATCTGGACGGCGAGTACAGAGAATCGGACATTCATGTGGAGTTCTGCCAGGCTGTGACAAGCCGCGGTAAGGACGGAGAAGGCATCTTTTTCAAGGACATCCCCGCCGTCACCGTCGTGTCCATCTTGCACCGCGGCGCGTACGAAAACCTTGGTAAGGCGTATGCCTATGCCATGCAGTGGGTCGAGCAGAACGGGTATGCCATCACCGGCTGCCTCCGTGAAAGTCACATCGACGGCGTCTGGAACAAGGACCTCGTGGAGGATTGGCTGACCGAGATACAGGTGCCTGTGGAGCGCAAGTAA
- a CDS encoding conserved hypothetical protein (Evidence 4 : Homologs of previously reported genes of unknown function), protein MREYTTISKELTERYRQAINNPAFFSGANGIRITELSPERTVGVLTASEHSRNPRGLVHGGCLATLADTVAGSVLVCRGWMVVTLDFSMQYLKAASGGAVTCTATPRKLGRTICVCEATLTDESGDDVAIGTFTFFVQQRLEEAEMLALVGQIEQDGGASQR, encoded by the coding sequence ATGAGAGAATACACGACGATATCCAAGGAACTGACGGAGCGCTACCGCCAGGCGATAAACAACCCGGCGTTTTTCTCCGGTGCCAACGGCATCCGCATCACCGAGCTAAGCCCCGAGCGGACCGTGGGCGTCCTCACCGCCTCGGAGCACAGCCGCAACCCTAGGGGGCTGGTGCACGGGGGCTGCCTCGCCACCTTGGCCGATACCGTGGCGGGCAGCGTCCTGGTCTGCCGGGGCTGGATGGTGGTGACACTGGACTTTTCCATGCAATACCTCAAGGCAGCCAGCGGCGGCGCCGTCACCTGCACGGCGACGCCCAGAAAGCTCGGGCGCACCATCTGCGTGTGCGAGGCCACGCTGACCGACGAGAGTGGGGACGACGTGGCGATCGGCACCTTTACCTTCTTCGTCCAGCAGCGGCTGGAGGAGGCCGAAATGCTGGCCCTCGTCGGGCAGATCGAGCAGGACGGCGGCGCTTCTCAGCGTTGA
- a CDS encoding Transcriptional regulator, TetR family (fragment) — protein MPNSASSDMTKRLMVQSLKKLMAQKPLNKISVREITEASGVNRQTFYYHFEDIYDMVKWMYQEEAVALVADHEGVLLWQDGILQLLRYIDENKAVCLCTLNSISHQHLKRLFYDDIHAAIERTIHSFAVRMSDVSPDYGKFLTHTYSIALAALVESWLLGEIDQTPEELIAFVDLTINDQIQGALMRNGKERSAAKIREAEEGLS, from the coding sequence ATGCCCAATTCTGCGAGCAGCGACATGACGAAGCGGCTGATGGTCCAGTCGCTGAAAAAGCTGATGGCCCAAAAGCCGCTGAATAAGATATCGGTCCGGGAGATCACGGAGGCCAGCGGCGTGAACCGCCAGACCTTTTATTACCACTTTGAGGACATCTACGACATGGTGAAGTGGATGTATCAGGAGGAGGCCGTCGCTTTGGTGGCGGACCATGAGGGCGTCCTCCTCTGGCAGGATGGGATCTTGCAGCTTTTGCGGTACATCGACGAGAACAAGGCTGTGTGCCTGTGCACCCTGAACTCCATCAGCCACCAGCACCTGAAACGGCTCTTCTACGACGATATCCACGCCGCCATCGAGCGGACCATCCACTCCTTTGCCGTGCGGATGTCCGACGTCTCCCCGGACTACGGCAAATTCCTGACTCACACCTACTCCATCGCTTTGGCCGCCCTGGTGGAGAGCTGGCTGCTGGGGGAGATCGACCAGACGCCGGAGGAGCTGATCGCCTTTGTCGACCTCACCATCAACGACCAGATCCAGGGCGCGCTGATGAGGAACGGAAAAGAGCGGTCGGCCGCAAAAATCAGAGAGGCAGAGGAAGGCTTATCATGA